Proteins encoded within one genomic window of Rhododendron vialii isolate Sample 1 chromosome 1a, ASM3025357v1:
- the LOC131310653 gene encoding protein ELC-like translates to MVPPTPSTHGGASNAQYTQQFLSSVLSQRGLPYPEDVKWLIRQHLVSLSESYPSLQPKTSVYTHNDGRAVTLLQADGTLPMLFQGVTYNIPVVFWLMESYPKHPPLVYVNPTRDMIIKRPHPFVNPSGNVSIPYLHNWVYPSSNLLDLARDLSLYFARDPPLYSQRRPSSNNPPNPNPNFAAPTHSVSVAAQPAIPPRSYPQSPYGGGGGSGRVAPRREEDAGEVFRRDAMNKLVERVDGDVRELRRRREGEMEGMFNAQAVLRKREEEIGRGFRGMLEEKEALEQQLQVVLMNSDVLEEWLRENEGKMVDARSVSVDEAFEPCDALSKQILECTAADLAIEDVIYSLDKAVQEGAMPFDQYLRSVRLLSREQFLHRATTSKVRAAQMQAQVNSMAARAPQYAV, encoded by the coding sequence ATGGTACCTCCGACGCCGTCGACCCACGGCGGAGCGTCAAACGCGCAGTACACCCAGCAGTTCCTCTCCAGCGTCCTCTCCCAGCGCGGCCTGCCGTACCCCGAAGACGTCAAGTGGCTGATCCGCCAGCACCTCGTCTCCCTCTCCGAGTCCTACCCCAGCCTCCAGCCCAAAACCTCTGTCTACACCCACAACGACGGCCGCGCCGTCACCCTCCTCCAGGCCGACGGCACCCTCCCCATGCTCTTCCAGGGCGTCACCTACAACATCCCCGTCGTCTTCTGGCTCATGGAGTCTTACCCCAAGCACCCCCCGTTGGTCTACGTCAACCCCACTCGCGACATGATCATCAAGCGCCCCCACCCCTTCGTTAACCCCTCCGGTAACGTCTCGATACCTTACCTCCACAACTGGGTCTACCCTAGCTCGAATCTGCTCGATTTGGCCCGCGATTTGTCCCTCTACTTCGCCCGGGATCCTCCCCTCTACTCCCAGCGCAGACCCAGCTCTAATAACcctcctaaccctaaccctaatttcGCTGCGCCCACTCATTCAGTTTCGGTTGCAGCTCAGCCTGCGATCCCACCGAGATCGTATCCCCAATCACCCTATGGGGGTGGAGGGGGAAGTGGGCGAGTAGCGCCACGTAGGGAGGAGGACGCAGGCGAGGTTTTTAGGCGGGACGCAATGAATAAGCTGGTGGAGAGGGTGGATGGGGATGTGAGGGagctgaggaggaggagggagggggAGATGGAAGGGATGTTTAACGCACAGGCGGTGTTGAggaagagggaggaggagaTAGGGAGAGGGTTTAGGGGAATGTTGGAGGAGAAGGAAGCGTTGGAGCAGCAGTTGCAGGTGGTTTTGATGAACAGCGATGTTTTGGAGGAGTGGTTGAGGGAGAACGAGGGGAAGATGGTCGATGCGAGGAGCGTGAGTGTTGACGAGGCCTTTGAGCCTTGCGATGCTCTTTCGAAACAGATACTGGAGTGTACCGCTGCCGATTTGGCAATAGAAGATGTGATTTATTCTTTGGATAAAGCAGTACAGGAAGGGGCAATGCCGTTTGATCAGTACTTGAGAAGTGTGAGGTTGTTGTCCCGTGAGCAGTTTCTTCATCGGGCTACCACTTCCAAAGTTAGGGCTGCTCAGATGCAGGCTCAGGTCAATAGTATGGCTGCTAGGGCTCCACAATATGCTGTGTGA